A stretch of Dysidea avara chromosome 5, odDysAvar1.4, whole genome shotgun sequence DNA encodes these proteins:
- the LOC136255301 gene encoding pyruvate dehydrogenase [acetyl-transferring]-phosphatase 2, mitochondrial-like → MEDRHVVHTCPTTGATMFTVIDGHGGWWCGEHVKQQISSYVMSHLHNISIKVKLEENFDKLEDVDFTATPPQASSSVDNIKRQLQQSFISLDDDISQAALADVKQVGIGRSLESQRHILTAFSGACVNTALLYGQDLYVANTGDCRCVLGQLEDGKWRAVPLSIDQAFENDDEVSRVKKAHPGEEYTVIVHKRLLGGLMPLRSFGDAMYKWSKQQLNIIYQQVPPNYLTPPYLTAEPVMTHRKLDKKDKFVVIATDGLWERLSSDEVIDIVSKGLSSSDNVATSLLKQSLGSDDETVYKLLTVDPQYSRWYRDDITIVVVVFK, encoded by the coding sequence ATGGAGGATCGTCACGTGGTACACACGTGCCCCACCACAGGGGCAACAATGTTCACAGTGATAGATGGTCATGGAGGATGGTGGTGTGGAGAACATGTTAAACAACAGATCAGCAGTTATGTGATGAGTCACCTTCATAACATCTCCATTAAAGTGAAACTTGAAGAAAATTTTGATAAACTAGAAGATGTTGACTTTACTGCCACACCTCCACAAGCTAGTAGCTCAGTAGACAACATTAAGAGACAATTACAACAATCCTTCATTAGCTTGGATGACGATATTTCACAAGCAGCACTAGCTGATGTTAAACAAGTAGGTATTGGCCGATCACTGGAGTCACAACGACACATTTTAACAGCCTTTAGTGGTGCCTGCGTTAACACTGCATTATTGTATGGACAGGACTTGTATGTTGCTAACACCGGGGACTGTAGGTGTGTCCTGGGGCAGTTGGAGGATGGTAAATGGCGTGCAGTACCATTGTCCATTGATCAAGCTTTTGAAAATGACGATGAAGTATCTCGTGTTAAAAAGGCTCACCCTGGTGAAGAGTATACAGTGATAGTCCACAAGAGATTACTGGGTGGTCTAATGCCATTAAGATCATTTGGCGATGCTATGTACAAATGGAGTAAACAGCAGCTTAACATCATTTACCAACAAGTCCCTCCAAATTACTTAACCCCGCCTTACCTGACAGCAGAACCTGTTATGACTCATCGTAAACTGGACAAAAAAGATAAGTTTGTTGTTATAGCAACAGACGGCCTGTGGGAACGCCTTAGCAGTGATGAAGTCATTGATATAGTTAGTAAAGGCTTATCATCTAGTGATAACGTAGCTACTAGTTTACTAAAGCAGTCACTGGGTTCTGATGATGAAACTGTTTACAAACTACTAACTGTTGATCCACAGTATAGCAGGTGGTACAGAGATGATATCACCATTGTTGTAGTTGTGTTTAAATAG